Proteins from a genomic interval of Streptomyces sp. NBC_00820:
- a CDS encoding LysR family transcriptional regulator, with amino-acid sequence MYDPTQLRTFLAVAQTLSFTQAARRLGLRQSTVSQHVRRLEEATGRQLFARDTHSVELTVDGEAMLGFARRLLEVHEQAAAFFTGTRVRGRLRFGASEDFVLTRLPEILEAFRYDHPEVDLELTVELSGTLHEQLAAGKLDLVLAKRRPEDPRGELVWRDDLVWIGAERLRLDPDRPVPLIVYPPPGITRALALEALEAEGRDRRIVCTSGSLNGLIAAARAGLGVMAHSRRLIPPGLFRVPDRAGLPELGKVDFVLVHGRRPPTAEGAADALAAAILAGGERLRRRGG; translated from the coding sequence ATGTACGACCCGACCCAGCTGCGGACGTTCCTGGCGGTGGCCCAGACGCTCAGCTTCACGCAGGCCGCCCGGCGGCTCGGGCTGCGCCAGTCGACGGTCAGCCAGCATGTGCGCCGGCTGGAGGAGGCCACCGGCCGGCAGCTGTTCGCGCGGGACACGCACTCGGTGGAGCTGACCGTGGACGGCGAGGCCATGCTGGGCTTCGCGCGCCGGCTGCTGGAGGTGCACGAGCAGGCGGCGGCGTTCTTCACCGGCACGCGGGTGCGGGGCCGGTTGCGGTTCGGCGCGTCGGAGGACTTCGTCCTGACCCGTCTGCCGGAGATCCTGGAGGCGTTCCGGTACGACCATCCCGAGGTGGACCTGGAGCTGACCGTGGAGCTGTCCGGCACCCTGCACGAGCAGCTGGCCGCCGGGAAGCTCGACCTGGTGCTGGCCAAACGGCGTCCGGAGGATCCGCGCGGCGAGCTGGTGTGGCGCGACGACCTGGTGTGGATCGGCGCCGAACGGCTCCGCCTGGACCCCGACCGGCCGGTCCCGCTGATCGTGTATCCCCCGCCCGGGATCACCCGGGCCCTCGCGCTGGAGGCCCTGGAGGCCGAGGGGCGCGACCGGCGGATCGTGTGCACCAGCGGCAGCCTCAACGGCCTGATCGCCGCCGCCCGCGCCGGCCTCGGCGTGATGGCCCACTCCCGCCGGCTGATCCCCCCGGGGCTGTTCCGGGTACCGGACCGCGCGGGGCTGCCCGAACTGGGGAAGGTCGACTTCGTCCTCGTCCACGGCCGGCGACCGCCCACCGCGGAGGGCGCCGCCGACGCGCTGGCCGCGGCGATCCTGGCGGGCGGCGAGCGGTTGCGGCGCCGGGGCGGCTGA
- a CDS encoding bile acid:sodium symporter family protein, producing MPIDPYILLLLGTVGLAALLPARGTGADVASGASTAAIAFLFFLYGARLSTREALDGLRHWRLHITVLACTFVLFPLLGLAARGLVPVLLTHPLYQGLLFLTLVPSTIQSSIAFTSIARGNVPAAICAGSFSSLVGIIVTPLLAAVLLGNSGGGFSADSLVKIVLQLLVPFLAGQLLRRWIGGFVTRHKKVLGLVDRGSILLVVYTAFSEGMAQGIWHQVGLDRLVTLLAVEAVLLAVMLALTWHGGKALGFGRGDRIAIQFAGSKKSLAAGLPMASVLFGAHASLAVLPLMLFHQMQLMVCAVIAKRRAHDAEETPEPSAPHPAQGQPQSGVLR from the coding sequence ATGCCGATCGACCCGTACATCCTGCTGCTGCTCGGGACCGTGGGTCTCGCGGCGCTCCTCCCGGCGCGGGGCACCGGGGCCGACGTGGCCTCCGGGGCGTCGACCGCCGCGATCGCCTTCCTCTTCTTCCTCTACGGCGCCCGGCTCTCCACCCGTGAGGCGCTGGACGGGCTGCGCCACTGGCGGCTCCACATCACGGTGCTGGCCTGCACCTTCGTCCTCTTCCCCCTGCTCGGGCTGGCCGCGCGCGGCCTGGTGCCGGTGCTGCTGACCCACCCGCTCTACCAGGGGCTGCTGTTCCTGACGCTGGTGCCGTCGACCATCCAGTCCTCCATCGCGTTCACCTCGATCGCCCGGGGCAACGTGCCCGCCGCGATCTGCGCGGGCTCCTTCTCCTCCCTGGTCGGCATCATCGTCACCCCGCTGCTCGCGGCCGTGCTGCTGGGCAACAGCGGCGGCGGGTTCTCCGCCGACTCGCTGGTGAAGATCGTGCTCCAGCTCCTGGTTCCGTTCCTCGCCGGACAGCTGCTGCGCCGCTGGATCGGAGGCTTCGTCACCCGCCACAAGAAGGTGCTCGGACTGGTCGACCGAGGCTCCATCCTGCTGGTCGTCTACACCGCCTTCAGCGAGGGGATGGCCCAGGGCATCTGGCACCAGGTCGGCCTCGACCGGCTGGTCACCCTGCTCGCCGTCGAGGCCGTCCTGCTGGCCGTGATGCTCGCCCTGACCTGGCACGGGGGCAAGGCGCTCGGCTTCGGCCGGGGGGACCGGATCGCCATCCAGTTCGCCGGTTCGAAGAAGTCCCTCGCCGCCGGGCTGCCCATGGCGAGCGTCCTGTTCGGCGCCCACGCCTCCCTGGCCGTGCTGCCGCTGATGCTCTTCCACCAGATGCAGCTGATGGTGTGCGCGGTCATCGCCAAGCGCCGCGCCCATGACGCCGAGGAGACCCCGGAACCGTCAGCCCCTCACCCGGCCCAGGGGCAGCCACAGAGCGGTGTCCTTCGTTGA